A portion of the uncultured Draconibacterium sp. genome contains these proteins:
- a CDS encoding BNR repeat-containing protein — translation MMIKIVKHICSIALIVFAIISFVNCSVKTSGTKVSDSPKITEEILIDLVWVANKVSFALQTVGNKQFVAYYDKNRMMTVASREIGSSDWQKTTLPNKLHWDSHNYVAMGIDKQGYIHVSGNMHVNPLVYFRSEYPYDISSMLELNEMTGMNEQRVTYPKFFYNKEGDLLYSYRSGSCGNGNILVKRFLPEQKEWEVYLKEPLFEGVEANDDRAAYHQFVKDSEGNFHFLWIWRWTPMVETSHQICYATTPDLINWKNAAGEEISLPHRPDDEKLIVDPTPTKGGMSNARYRIILTPDEKPLAGYVKYDEEGLTQFYLAHFKNGKWVSKQISNWDFRWQFVEGGDQMTMGGVFDFIGFSEEGLLGIDWKTETGKSGRYVINPETLELVDEEVHFPPAYPKNINDRITNHPQMSVNIQNGRSTKTDGETKYLLKWESMGKSHGRHAPDVIPDGPISPLKLIAFE, via the coding sequence ATGATGATAAAAATAGTAAAACATATTTGTTCGATTGCACTGATTGTATTCGCAATCATCTCGTTTGTAAACTGTTCTGTTAAAACGTCGGGAACCAAAGTCTCAGACTCTCCGAAAATAACTGAAGAAATACTAATCGACTTGGTTTGGGTAGCCAACAAAGTTTCGTTTGCACTACAAACTGTCGGCAATAAACAGTTTGTTGCTTACTACGATAAAAACCGAATGATGACTGTAGCATCCCGTGAAATTGGAAGTAGCGACTGGCAAAAAACAACTTTACCCAATAAACTGCACTGGGACTCGCATAATTACGTTGCCATGGGTATCGACAAACAAGGCTATATTCATGTTTCCGGGAACATGCATGTTAATCCGTTGGTTTACTTTCGTAGCGAGTATCCCTACGATATTAGCTCGATGCTCGAATTGAATGAAATGACTGGAATGAATGAGCAACGGGTGACTTATCCCAAGTTTTTTTACAACAAAGAGGGGGACTTGCTTTACTCGTACCGTTCGGGAAGCTGTGGAAACGGGAATATCTTGGTGAAAAGATTTTTGCCAGAACAAAAGGAGTGGGAGGTATATTTGAAAGAGCCTTTGTTTGAAGGTGTTGAAGCCAACGACGACCGTGCGGCTTATCATCAGTTTGTGAAAGACTCGGAGGGGAATTTTCATTTTCTGTGGATTTGGCGCTGGACTCCGATGGTGGAAACCAGCCACCAAATTTGCTATGCCACCACGCCCGATTTAATAAACTGGAAAAATGCGGCAGGCGAAGAAATTTCTTTACCGCACCGCCCCGACGATGAAAAACTGATAGTTGACCCGACTCCAACAAAAGGAGGCATGAGCAACGCACGTTACCGGATTATTTTAACACCCGACGAAAAGCCTTTGGCCGGCTACGTAAAATACGATGAAGAGGGATTGACACAGTTTTACCTGGCTCATTTCAAAAATGGAAAATGGGTGTCGAAACAAATAAGCAACTGGGATTTTCGTTGGCAGTTTGTTGAAGGCGGCGACCAAATGACAATGGGAGGCGTTTTTGATTTCATCGGATTCTCGGAGGAAGGTTTGTTAGGAATTGACTGGAAGACAGAAACCGGAAAATCAGGACGCTATGTGATTAATCCTGAAACGCTTGAGTTGGTTGATGAAGAAGTACACTTTCCGCCTGCTTATCCAAAAAATATTAATGACAGAATTACCAATCATCCACAGATGTCGGTAAATATTCAGAATGGCCGTTCAACTAAAACCGATGGCGAAACCAAATACCTTCTGAAATGGGAAAGTATGGGTAAAAGCCATGGTCGTCATGCTCCTGATGTTATTCCAGATGGACCAATTAGCCCGTTAAAACTCATCGCTTTTGAGTAA
- a CDS encoding sulfatase, whose protein sequence is MKTICFLFVILVWALFFSSCSNSTQNNEQETKPNILFIAIDDLRPELNFYGSNHIKSPKLDKLAAESLVFKRAYCNVPVCGASRASLLTGMRPTRHRFLDARTEKDHDVPEAISLPLLFKQNGYKTISNGKIYHHNPDDAEAWDERWFPEGNIRDYRLEENKQLTTKTGYGNPYEISEGTDEAYFDGRIAKKGIEDLHKLKSDKAPFFLALGFMKPHLPFNAPKKYWDLYDKEKIELPKSYIQPNTTPTKAFHKYGELRKYVGIAKKGHLSDDLAKELIHGYYACVSYVDAQIGLVLEELEKLGLAENTIVVLWGDHGWNLGDHMLWCKHCTFETALRTPLLVKVPNKTKGQQTGAITEYVDIYPSLCELAGITPPNTIKGKSFAPLIEGKEVSKDWAVCKFKDAVTLIKDNLFYTEWTDDKGIAYERMLFDHATDPLELNNLAEHADYKETVHLLAKELREKWGKDFLNE, encoded by the coding sequence ATGAAAACTATCTGCTTCTTATTTGTAATTCTGGTTTGGGCATTATTTTTTAGTTCTTGTTCAAACTCAACACAAAATAATGAACAAGAAACCAAGCCAAATATTCTTTTTATTGCTATTGATGATTTAAGACCAGAGCTGAACTTTTACGGTTCAAATCACATTAAATCACCTAAGCTCGATAAGCTTGCCGCCGAGAGTTTAGTATTTAAACGCGCTTATTGCAATGTGCCGGTTTGCGGAGCATCTCGTGCCAGTTTGTTAACAGGAATGCGACCAACCCGCCACCGCTTTCTTGATGCCCGAACAGAAAAAGACCACGATGTGCCAGAGGCTATTTCATTACCACTGCTTTTTAAACAAAATGGTTATAAGACCATATCCAACGGTAAAATATATCATCATAACCCGGATGATGCAGAAGCCTGGGATGAAAGATGGTTTCCAGAGGGGAATATACGCGACTATCGGTTAGAAGAAAACAAGCAACTTACGACTAAAACCGGTTACGGTAACCCTTACGAAATATCCGAAGGGACTGATGAAGCTTATTTTGATGGAAGAATTGCAAAAAAAGGAATTGAAGATTTGCATAAGCTTAAAAGTGATAAGGCTCCGTTTTTTCTTGCGTTAGGCTTTATGAAACCACATTTACCTTTTAATGCGCCGAAAAAATATTGGGATTTGTATGACAAAGAAAAAATTGAACTCCCGAAGAGCTATATCCAGCCAAACACCACACCCACAAAGGCTTTTCATAAATATGGCGAACTGCGAAAGTATGTCGGCATTGCTAAAAAAGGACATTTGTCGGATGACCTTGCCAAAGAGTTAATTCATGGTTATTACGCGTGTGTTAGCTATGTCGATGCTCAAATTGGGCTGGTTTTAGAAGAATTGGAAAAACTGGGGTTGGCTGAAAATACTATTGTTGTATTGTGGGGCGACCATGGCTGGAATCTGGGCGACCACATGTTATGGTGTAAACATTGTACTTTCGAAACAGCATTGCGCACTCCGCTGCTTGTAAAAGTCCCCAATAAAACAAAAGGACAACAAACCGGGGCGATTACAGAATACGTCGATATTTATCCATCGTTATGCGAACTCGCAGGAATTACACCACCAAATACAATTAAAGGTAAAAGTTTTGCTCCTCTAATTGAAGGAAAGGAAGTGAGCAAAGATTGGGCAGTTTGTAAGTTTAAAGATGCAGTTACATTAATAAAAGACAATTTGTTTTATACCGAGTGGACAGACGATAAAGGCATAGCTTATGAACGAATGTTGTTCGACCATGCTACCGACCCGCTGGAATTAAACAACCTGGCTGAACATGCCGATTATAAGGAAACTGTGCACTTGTTGGCTAAGGAGTTACGAGAAAAATGGGGCAAAGATTTTTTGAATGAATAG
- a CDS encoding glycoside hydrolase family 2 TIM barrel-domain containing protein, with product MNRYKRINMNRLYALFLVITSLGIFSSCSQESNQETLSFRKIRFNEGWEFQLSENEKASKDELDESKWGSVKIPHDWSVEGEINKDNPSGKQGGFYPCGLGFYRKSFPFDSSWSEKRVLITFDGIMCNSEVWINGHYLGLRPNGYVGITYDLTPHLNAGENTLIVKADNSAQPGSRWYTGSGIYRNVWLNVKNKVAVAENGTYVHANNFKFNAASADIKIETKLENTSANNANVKLVSEVYNPTGEKVAETTIEKQIENEASATANQSIKVENPVLWSIDRPNQYLLVTKVMDGNNLVDKYETKFGIRDIRFEVETGFWLNGENIKVKGVNNHHGAGPVGAAVPDDVLYRRLLILKEMGCNAIRTAHNPFSPEFYDMCDSLGFLVMDEVFDEWIASWPWIKNIKNQGKVKYGYHLHFEEWAETDLKDIIVRDRNHPSIFMWSVGNEIPDQCYPEGPERLKPLMDIVLELDKTRPITCGCCFIHLANPTGFASMLEVTGYNGGGNSVFYERDKATYPNRKFIATEVPHSYQTRGVYKTISYKRAPKDGLPLSDLTEEEVFPEFHEQYCSSYDNSCVRINARDSWRRTDSLDYIAGEFRWTGFDYLGEAIKGWPARFFSHGIIDVCGFPKDHFYFYQSQWTSEPMVHILPHWTWPGKEGKVIPVWTYSNADEVELFLNGKSLGAKSNKGQMNLSWDVPYDPGTLKAVAKSDGKIVAEKVIKTASEPAEIQVLVDKNTLQADGESCAHLEVNILDANGNFVPNANNLISFKINGPATNIGVDNGDPLDLASTKLNQRKAFNGKCLMILQSQKESGNITVEVAADGLESSIVKVVSVK from the coding sequence ATGAATAGATATAAAAGAATAAATATGAACAGGCTTTACGCATTATTTTTAGTAATTACCAGTCTTGGTATATTCAGCAGTTGTAGTCAAGAAAGCAATCAAGAAACTCTTTCATTCAGAAAGATAAGGTTTAACGAGGGATGGGAGTTTCAATTGAGCGAAAATGAAAAAGCATCGAAAGACGAATTAGACGAATCGAAGTGGGGAAGTGTGAAAATTCCTCACGATTGGAGCGTGGAAGGTGAAATCAACAAAGACAATCCCTCGGGTAAGCAGGGAGGTTTTTATCCGTGTGGATTAGGTTTTTACCGCAAATCTTTTCCGTTCGATAGCTCATGGTCTGAAAAAAGAGTACTGATAACTTTTGATGGAATAATGTGTAATAGCGAGGTGTGGATAAACGGGCACTATTTAGGCTTACGCCCTAACGGATATGTCGGGATAACCTACGATTTAACACCCCATTTAAACGCTGGCGAAAATACTTTGATTGTTAAAGCAGATAACTCAGCACAACCGGGCAGTCGTTGGTACACTGGTAGTGGTATTTACCGCAATGTGTGGTTAAATGTAAAAAACAAAGTAGCAGTTGCCGAAAACGGTACCTATGTGCATGCAAACAATTTCAAATTTAATGCAGCTTCCGCCGACATTAAAATAGAAACCAAGCTTGAAAATACATCGGCGAACAACGCAAATGTAAAATTGGTATCAGAGGTCTATAATCCGACTGGCGAAAAAGTGGCCGAAACTACAATTGAAAAACAAATTGAAAATGAGGCTTCTGCAACGGCAAATCAATCGATTAAAGTTGAAAATCCTGTTTTGTGGTCGATTGATAGGCCAAACCAGTACTTGTTGGTGACAAAGGTAATGGATGGAAATAATTTGGTGGATAAGTACGAAACCAAGTTCGGAATCCGGGATATTCGTTTTGAAGTGGAAACAGGTTTTTGGTTAAACGGTGAAAACATAAAAGTTAAAGGTGTAAATAACCACCACGGAGCAGGCCCGGTTGGAGCAGCAGTGCCTGATGATGTGCTATACAGACGCTTACTTATTCTTAAAGAAATGGGGTGCAATGCTATTCGTACTGCTCACAATCCGTTCTCGCCCGAGTTTTACGACATGTGTGATTCCTTAGGTTTTCTGGTTATGGACGAAGTTTTTGACGAGTGGATTGCCTCGTGGCCCTGGATAAAAAATATCAAGAATCAGGGAAAAGTAAAATACGGTTACCATTTACATTTCGAGGAGTGGGCAGAAACCGATTTGAAAGATATAATTGTTCGCGATAGAAATCATCCCAGTATTTTTATGTGGAGTGTGGGAAATGAAATTCCAGACCAATGTTATCCGGAAGGCCCGGAACGTTTGAAACCATTGATGGACATTGTGCTTGAATTGGACAAAACCCGTCCGATAACTTGTGGATGTTGCTTCATACATTTAGCTAATCCAACAGGTTTTGCATCAATGCTTGAAGTAACCGGTTACAATGGGGGCGGCAACTCTGTATTTTACGAGCGCGACAAAGCAACTTACCCTAATCGTAAGTTTATTGCCACTGAAGTTCCGCATTCGTACCAAACCCGGGGCGTATACAAAACAATAAGCTATAAGCGTGCTCCAAAGGATGGACTGCCTTTGTCAGATCTAACTGAAGAGGAGGTATTCCCGGAGTTTCATGAACAATACTGCTCCTCATACGACAATTCATGTGTTCGAATAAATGCCCGCGATTCATGGAGAAGAACTGATAGCCTTGATTATATCGCTGGCGAATTCCGCTGGACAGGATTTGATTACCTCGGAGAAGCGATTAAAGGCTGGCCAGCTCGTTTCTTTAGTCATGGTATTATCGATGTGTGTGGCTTTCCTAAAGACCACTTTTATTTCTATCAAAGCCAATGGACGAGTGAGCCGATGGTACACATTTTACCACACTGGACCTGGCCCGGAAAAGAAGGAAAAGTTATTCCTGTATGGACGTATTCCAATGCCGATGAAGTGGAGCTTTTCTTAAACGGGAAATCATTGGGAGCAAAATCGAATAAAGGACAAATGAACCTGTCGTGGGATGTGCCTTACGACCCCGGAACTTTAAAAGCTGTGGCAAAAAGTGACGGAAAAATTGTTGCTGAAAAAGTAATAAAAACAGCTTCAGAACCGGCTGAAATTCAAGTTCTGGTTGATAAGAACACACTTCAAGCCGATGGAGAAAGTTGTGCGCATTTAGAAGTGAATATTTTGGACGCAAATGGAAACTTTGTGCCGAATGCGAACAATTTGATTTCATTTAAAATTAACGGCCCCGCAACAAATATTGGGGTAGACAATGGCGATCCACTGGATTTGGCTTCAACAAAACTGAACCAACGTAAAGCATTTAATGGTAAATGCCTGATGATTCTGCAAAGTCAGAAGGAATCAGGTAATATTACAGTTGAAGTTGCTGCTGATGGACTGGAGTCAAGTATCGTAAAAGTCGTATCTGTAAAATAA
- a CDS encoding glycosyl hydrolase, with protein MLIQSYRLVCVVMLFVFSISCTSTLEKDFQNPPGKFKPMPFWHINGELTTEGIRQQMKDAKESGFSGVSLLPLAEKSPTRPGTTPKFLSEEYFERYQDMLDVAEELDMEIILYDDNDFPSGMAGGKMEELYPDHTMKRLDKIEYLVKGPETIVDTISCIKLMAAVATNTETKQRIEISKRVNDSILVWVVPAGEWKIQLFPLVKDSFHKKYLCMDFMDTTAVRYMINETYEKYKERFGQYFGNTIKTTFFDDVGFWRHPRNWTPSFNTKFEELNGYDPRPYYPALWEDIGPETEAVRNAFFRTRAELLAEGFPKLVGQWNEANGLKSTGHPPGNYDPSPIDMNADIFKFYRYTQIPLTDAIIAYQFGQNGHKLISSAADYYDRPVVSTEIYGAYKEATFDSLMLYRSMMDLFARGVNMVIPHGMWYNPDKVYISPLVSPYSEKIAPSLPAYSEFVGRSCMMLQGGRRVSEIGVTYPFEELAGHFIFDNPDGIRQGFYVSKETDYQLISGILSNDIRRDFTFVHPEFLLDEKYLVEDGKIILNNAENYQEYKVMFLTGCKTISYKTLGKLKAFYESGGTIISTTKLPFKSSEMGHDQRVIDLVGDIFGVNPLQIDTTQILVSRNEYGGLAVHIPVPGKENIQKVLDERMTADVSFSPNPVLETDFGKFNYIHKIKDGKNIYFFTNSSDEEIDIDVIVRGKHKLRGWNPYTGEMTPLENSFKNDSRQNYTRCKLKLGAVSSVFFVDE; from the coding sequence ATGCTTATTCAATCGTATCGTCTGGTTTGCGTGGTTATGCTGTTTGTGTTTTCAATAAGCTGTACCTCAACACTCGAAAAAGATTTTCAAAATCCGCCAGGAAAATTTAAACCTATGCCTTTTTGGCACATTAATGGGGAGTTGACCACAGAAGGAATCAGACAGCAAATGAAAGATGCTAAAGAATCCGGTTTTTCGGGAGTGAGTTTATTGCCGCTTGCCGAGAAAAGTCCAACTCGACCGGGTACCACGCCTAAATTTTTGTCGGAAGAATATTTTGAGCGATACCAGGATATGTTGGATGTGGCCGAGGAGTTGGACATGGAAATTATTCTGTACGACGACAATGACTTTCCGAGTGGAATGGCCGGTGGAAAAATGGAAGAGCTTTATCCCGATCATACCATGAAACGCCTGGATAAAATTGAATATTTAGTTAAAGGCCCCGAAACTATTGTCGATACCATTTCCTGCATAAAATTAATGGCTGCCGTCGCAACGAATACTGAAACCAAGCAGCGAATTGAAATAAGCAAACGCGTAAATGATAGTATTCTTGTATGGGTAGTTCCTGCAGGTGAATGGAAAATTCAGCTGTTTCCCTTAGTGAAAGACAGTTTTCATAAAAAATACCTTTGTATGGATTTTATGGATACAACTGCTGTTCGTTATATGATTAACGAAACCTACGAAAAATACAAAGAGCGATTTGGTCAGTATTTTGGTAACACCATTAAAACTACCTTTTTTGATGATGTGGGTTTTTGGAGGCATCCGCGTAATTGGACACCCTCTTTTAACACAAAGTTTGAAGAGCTGAACGGTTACGATCCGCGGCCTTATTACCCTGCGTTGTGGGAAGATATTGGCCCCGAAACTGAAGCGGTTCGAAATGCTTTTTTCAGAACCAGAGCTGAATTGTTGGCAGAAGGTTTTCCGAAATTGGTAGGGCAATGGAACGAAGCTAATGGTCTGAAGAGCACAGGACATCCTCCTGGCAATTACGATCCTTCACCCATTGACATGAATGCCGACATTTTTAAGTTTTACCGCTACACACAAATTCCGCTTACTGATGCTATTATTGCTTATCAGTTTGGTCAAAACGGACATAAACTGATTAGTTCGGCTGCCGATTATTACGATAGGCCTGTTGTTTCAACAGAAATTTATGGTGCTTATAAAGAAGCTACTTTTGATTCACTGATGTTGTACCGCTCAATGATGGATTTATTTGCACGAGGAGTAAATATGGTTATACCCCACGGTATGTGGTATAATCCCGATAAGGTTTACATATCGCCGTTAGTATCGCCGTATAGTGAGAAAATTGCACCGTCTTTGCCTGCTTATTCCGAGTTTGTTGGCCGTTCGTGTATGATGTTGCAGGGCGGAAGACGGGTTTCTGAAATAGGTGTAACGTATCCGTTTGAAGAGTTAGCAGGTCATTTTATTTTTGATAATCCCGATGGAATCCGACAAGGATTTTATGTGTCAAAAGAAACCGACTACCAGCTTATAAGTGGGATTCTTTCAAACGATATCCGCCGCGATTTCACTTTTGTGCACCCCGAGTTCTTGCTGGATGAAAAGTATTTGGTTGAAGATGGAAAAATAATCCTTAACAATGCTGAAAATTACCAGGAATATAAAGTGATGTTTTTAACGGGATGTAAAACCATTTCATACAAAACGCTGGGAAAACTGAAAGCCTTTTATGAAAGTGGGGGAACCATTATTTCAACTACTAAACTACCATTTAAATCTTCGGAAATGGGACATGATCAGCGTGTAATTGATTTGGTTGGTGATATTTTTGGAGTAAACCCTCTACAAATTGATACCACTCAAATACTTGTGTCTCGAAATGAATACGGTGGCTTAGCTGTGCATATACCTGTGCCTGGCAAGGAAAACATTCAAAAGGTACTTGATGAAAGAATGACAGCCGATGTAAGTTTTTCGCCCAATCCAGTATTAGAAACTGATTTTGGTAAATTTAACTACATCCATAAAATAAAGGATGGCAAAAATATTTACTTCTTTACCAATTCAAGTGACGAAGAAATTGACATAGATGTGATTGTGAGGGGCAAACATAAATTAAGGGGATGGAATCCATACACGGGAGAGATGACTCCACTTGAAAACTCCTTTAAAAATGATTCTCGCCAAAATTATACAAGGTGTAAATTGAAATTGGGGGCAGTAAGTTCTGTTTTTTTTGTAGATGAGTAA
- a CDS encoding glycoside hydrolase family 88 protein, producing MKLFVKTSVCILAVSMLFGVCQASPRSKEWNNKEAMVKAMEWQEAHPIFALAPTDWTNGVYYKGVSEAFRATNDQRYLAALKTMGYQNNWQPLYRTHHADDISISYSYLFIHTTRARLVDLAPTKEWLDKHLMEANEWNGIGGESKKPTLWWWCDALFMAPPVITFYAKLTGEKEYLEPMHKYYKETYDLLFDQEEKLFARDLRYVWKGDEKDIKEANGKKVFWSRGNGWVIGGLALMLEHLPADYEHRTFYEDLLKTMAARLKEIQHEDGLWRTSLLSPESYNHGEVSGSGLYTFAIAWGINNGLLDKNEYEPVVTKAWEALRACQNDEGMVGWVQNIGDSPKPADADSWQNYGTGAFLLAGSEMLKLQNN from the coding sequence ATGAAGTTATTCGTAAAAACAAGTGTTTGTATTTTAGCAGTTAGCATGTTGTTTGGCGTGTGCCAGGCAAGCCCCAGAAGCAAAGAGTGGAACAATAAAGAGGCCATGGTTAAAGCCATGGAATGGCAGGAAGCGCATCCGATTTTTGCTTTGGCGCCAACCGATTGGACAAACGGCGTTTATTACAAAGGCGTTAGCGAAGCTTTCCGCGCTACCAACGACCAACGGTATTTGGCTGCACTAAAAACAATGGGCTACCAAAACAACTGGCAACCATTGTATCGTACACATCATGCCGATGATATTTCCATTTCCTATTCCTATTTGTTTATTCACACAACACGCGCCAGATTAGTTGACCTTGCGCCAACAAAAGAATGGCTGGATAAGCATTTAATGGAAGCCAACGAGTGGAATGGAATTGGTGGAGAGAGCAAAAAGCCTACCCTTTGGTGGTGGTGCGATGCCTTGTTTATGGCGCCACCGGTAATTACTTTTTATGCCAAACTTACAGGCGAGAAGGAATACCTCGAACCCATGCATAAATACTATAAAGAAACTTACGATTTGTTGTTCGACCAGGAAGAGAAACTATTTGCCCGTGACTTACGATATGTCTGGAAAGGTGATGAGAAAGACATTAAGGAAGCGAATGGCAAAAAAGTATTTTGGTCGCGTGGAAACGGTTGGGTAATTGGCGGTTTGGCACTAATGCTTGAACATTTGCCAGCCGATTACGAGCATCGCACTTTTTACGAAGATTTACTGAAAACAATGGCTGCCCGTTTAAAAGAAATTCAACATGAAGATGGTTTGTGGCGCACCAGTTTATTGTCGCCTGAATCATACAACCATGGCGAGGTAAGCGGTAGTGGCTTGTACACTTTCGCCATTGCCTGGGGGATAAATAATGGCTTACTCGATAAAAATGAATACGAACCAGTTGTTACAAAAGCCTGGGAAGCTTTGCGCGCCTGTCAGAATGATGAAGGTATGGTTGGTTGGGTACAAAACATTGGCGACTCACCAAAACCTGCCGATGCCGATAGTTGGCAAAACTACGGAACAGGGGCATTTTTACTGGCCGGGAGCGAGATGCTAAAACTTCAGAATAATTAA
- a CDS encoding family 43 glycosylhydrolase, with translation MKKLIILFIFLVLQGIGFASNPIIPNKGANDPHIRIIDGKAYLSASHDKAKGNQGFTMEDWWLWSSDDLVNWKLEYTLKPEETYIGKPFNQCWATDIVKRNGKFYWYFSEGNQQTGVVVADSPSGPWKDPLGKPLLSSEMTPTHEYDMGIVQDETGEYYIVFGVWDYYIAKLNEDMISLAEKPRKIAINNPHGPYNLDGKNKEKPTDDKPFIHFYNGKFYLSWGCFYAMADNVYGPYDYKGSIIEQESFAPGYDAPTWPTGFRQGRHGSFFQWHNQTYFAYCDISQTGNRYFRDTFISYVHYKKNGEMALIRVDGIGVGEYDANKTIEAEDYFKASGLAKKEFETGGFVVDDISNNDYLTFQNIKGLNTKAKVEFNISFKKKGAIEIRKNSPNGTLLGSCEIAPGNAKTQKVSCRLPSMSDTETLCFVFVGEGDSLFKFDSFLFK, from the coding sequence ATGAAAAAACTAATCATTCTTTTTATCTTTTTAGTCTTACAAGGTATCGGCTTTGCTTCCAATCCTATTATTCCAAACAAAGGCGCTAACGACCCGCATATTCGTATTATAGATGGCAAAGCTTATTTATCTGCATCGCACGATAAAGCGAAAGGTAATCAAGGTTTTACTATGGAAGACTGGTGGTTGTGGTCTTCAGATGATTTGGTAAACTGGAAACTTGAATACACCTTAAAACCCGAAGAAACGTACATTGGAAAGCCCTTTAACCAATGTTGGGCAACTGATATTGTAAAACGAAACGGAAAATTTTACTGGTATTTTTCTGAGGGGAACCAGCAAACTGGAGTGGTGGTTGCTGATTCTCCATCAGGGCCATGGAAAGATCCGCTTGGAAAACCCTTGCTGAGCTCGGAAATGACCCCAACCCATGAATACGACATGGGCATTGTGCAAGATGAAACGGGGGAGTATTACATCGTTTTTGGCGTATGGGATTATTACATTGCCAAATTAAACGAAGACATGATTTCACTGGCTGAAAAGCCACGGAAGATTGCCATAAACAATCCACATGGCCCTTATAATCTGGATGGAAAAAACAAAGAGAAACCAACCGACGATAAACCCTTTATTCATTTTTATAATGGGAAGTTTTACTTGTCGTGGGGCTGTTTTTATGCCATGGCCGACAATGTTTATGGACCCTACGATTACAAAGGCTCAATAATTGAGCAGGAGAGCTTTGCTCCCGGTTACGATGCGCCAACCTGGCCAACAGGTTTCAGGCAAGGGCGACACGGTTCGTTTTTCCAGTGGCACAACCAAACATATTTTGCTTATTGTGACATTAGCCAAACAGGCAACCGCTATTTCCGCGATACTTTTATAAGCTATGTGCACTATAAAAAGAATGGCGAAATGGCTTTAATCCGGGTGGATGGAATTGGCGTTGGCGAATACGATGCCAATAAAACCATTGAGGCTGAAGATTATTTTAAGGCCTCGGGTTTAGCCAAAAAAGAATTTGAAACGGGTGGTTTTGTAGTTGATGATATCAGCAATAACGATTATTTGACTTTTCAGAATATTAAAGGCCTAAATACTAAGGCGAAAGTGGAATTCAATATTTCATTTAAGAAAAAGGGAGCTATTGAAATTCGCAAAAACTCACCCAATGGAACACTTTTAGGCAGCTGTGAAATTGCGCCAGGAAACGCAAAAACACAAAAAGTTAGTTGCCGGTTACCATCAATGTCCGATACCGAAACTTTGTGTTTTGTTTTTGTCGGGGAAGGCGATTCCCTGTTCAAATTCGATTCATTTTTATTTAAATAA